Genomic window (Anaerolineae bacterium):
CGTGACTGCCATCTTCAGTCCCGAACCGACGTCGAACCACCTCGCGGGCGACCTCCAGTAGGTCCTCGCGGTCGCTCTGACTCAGCGGCTCCCCCGCGTCTATTCGCTGGAACAGGTCCACCAGCCTCTGGGCCGTCTCCTGGCGTACGGCCATCTCGGCCTCGCGCACGTCGCTCAGCGAAATCCCATCGAACACCCCTTCGTTGGCCGCCAGGAGGACGGCTATCTGCTCCGCCACAGCGATGGGCTGGTACTGAGGCTGCTTGAGCACCTCCCGGATGCGGCGGCCGCGCTCTAGGGTGGCACGAGTCTCCTGCTCCAGCCGGGTGCCGAAGCGGGAGAACGCTTCCAGTTCCTCGAACTGCGAGTACGTCAGCCGCAGCTCCCCGGTCACGGCCCGATAGGCGGGCAGCTGCGCCTGACCCCCCACGCGCGAGACGGACTCTCCCACATCCACCGGGGGCAGCACTCCTTTCTGGAACAAGTCCGGGGAGACGTAGACCTGTCCGTCGGTGATGGAGATGAGATTGGTGGGCACGTAGGCCGACAGGCTTTCGGCCTCGGTCTCGATGATAGGGAGGGCCGTGAGCGAACCGCCCCCGATCTCCTCCCGCAGGTGGGTGGAGCGCTCCAGCAGCCGGGAATGTATGTAGAAGATGTCGCCCGGGAAGGCTTCTCGCCCCGGCGGGCGGCGCAGGAGGAGAGAGAGCTCGCGGTAGGCGCGAGCGTGGGCGGTGAGGTCGTCGTACACGATGAGCACGTCCCGGCCCTGCTCCATGAAGTACTCGCCGATGGTGGTGGCTGCATAGGGCGCCACGAACTGCAGCCCGGGCGCGTCGTCTCCGCTGGCTACCACGACCACGGTGTAGGGCATGGCCTCGTTCTCGCGCAGGTCTGCCAGAAGCTTGGCGGCGGCGGCATTGCGCTGCCCGATCAGGCAGTAGACGCAGATCACATCCCGCCCTTTCTGGTTGATGACCGTGTCCAGAGCGATAGCCGTCTTGCCCGTCTGCCGGTCCCCCAGGATGAGCTCTCGCTGCCCCCGGCCGATGGGAACCAGAGCATCCACCACCTTGAGGCCCGTCTGTAAGGGGCGGGAGACGGGGGCGCGATCCATTATGGGGGGTGCGGGCCTCTCCACCGGCCATCTATCCGCGCCGAGCACCGGACCCAACCCGTCCAGCTCGATACCCACGGGGCTCAGCACTCGCCCGAGCAGGGCCTCGCCCACCGGCACGTCGAGCACTCGTCCGGTGCGGCGAACCTCGGCGCCGGCCCTCAGGCTCTCACCGTGTCCCAGGAGGATGATGCCCACCTGGTCCTCGTCCAGGTTGAAGGCCAACCCCAGGAGGCCATCGGGCAGGAGGAGCAGTTCCTCCGCTCTGACACCGGGAAGCCCCCGAGCCTGCGCCACCCCCTGGGAGACGCTGGTGACCACCCCCACCTCGCTGATGCGGATCTGGGGACGCCGGGCCTCGCTCGCTTCCCGCAGCAGCGAGAACGTATCCTCGAGGACTGCGATGAGCGGGGGAGTAGCCTCAGCCATCGGCCCGCTCTCCCTCTCGCCGCAGTTGTGCTTCCAGGACTTCGCCCATGTTCTCCTGCAAACTCTCCAGATAACTCGCAATGGTCCAGGAGAGCTTGTAGCCGCCGGCAAGCATCTCCACCCCCGCTATGACATCGGGAGACAGGCGAAATCGGACCTCGGTATCTTCCCGCCCGAACTCCTCTCTCACTGCCTCCTCAATGGCCTGGCGTGACTCTGCCGGCAGAGGGAAGGCGCTGGTCACCGACACGGCTTCGTCCGCTTCGTTGAGGAGCTCTCGCACCAGACGTTTGTTGTCCGGCTCCAGTTCCCGCAACCGACGCACGAACGCGGCCGCCATCTGCCGCTCCAGCTCGCCGTCCGCCATGTCGCTCAGAGCCCGCCGGCTCAAGGCCAGGACCTCGTCGCGCGTCCGCTCCCGGAGCTGGTACAGGAAGGCTTCCTTCTCCCGCCGCAACTCCTCGCACCAGGCGGCATGTTCCGCTTCCACCGAGCGCTGGGCCTCCTGGCGAAGCTCGCGCCTGAGGGCCTCGGCGTCCTCCCTGGCCTCAGCCAACAACTGGTCCCGCTGCCTCTCCAGATCGTCGACTCGGCTCCGATAGGCCCGGGCTTCCTCCTCGGCCTCGCGAGCCAGGCGCTCCGCCTCCTCGAACTGGGCCGCTATGCGCTCGCGCCGCCCGCCTATGGCGTCCAAAAGCGGTTGATACAAGAAGCGACGGAGGAGGAACACCAGTACGAGGAAGTTGACGATCTGAGCGACGACGGTAAACCAGTCAAAGAGCACCGGTCACCCTCCCACCTGGCCGATGACGTAGTTCCAGAAGGGGTTGACAAAGATGATGATCATGGTGACTACGAAGCAGTAGATGGCGGTGGATTCCACCAGGGCCAAACCGACGAAGAGGGTTCTGGTGATGGTGTTCGCCTCGTCGGGCTGTTGCGCGATGGAGGCGAGCGCTTGGGTAAGGGCGCGGGCCTCGCCCAAGGCAGGGGCGACGGTACCCACGGCGATGGTCAGTCCGGAGACGACGATAGAGATGGCCCCTATCAATGCTACGTCGTTCATGTTCTGTGCGCTCCCGTCACGGGTTCGGTCGTCCCGTCTGCTCCGTCTCCCGGCGAGCGCGGGTGGCGGATGCGATGTAGATGGTTGCCAGGATGGCGAATATGTAGGCCTGTATGACGCCGGTGATGAGGCCCAGCGCCTGCATCACCACCGGGAAGAGAAGCGGCACTATGGTCACCAGGATGGCCACGATCATGCCACCGCTCATGACGTTGCCGTACAACCGGACGGCCAACGCCAACGTGCGCGAGAACTCCCCGATGATGTTGAAGGGAAGCATGATGACCGAAGGCTTCAGGTAGCTCTTCAGGTATTCCACCAGCCCTCTCCGGGCGATGCCGAAAGCGGGCACGGCTACGAAGACGCAGATGGCCAGGGCCGCCGTGGTCGAGAGCGAAGCCGTGGGCGACTGAAATCCTGGGACGATCATCAGGACGTTGCTTACCAAGATGAACAGGAAGACCGTCCCGATGAAGGCCACGTAGGGAGAAGGGTCCTCCTCGGCCACCTCGCGTATCTGCGACTCTATGATCTCCACCACCTGCTCCAGCAGGCTCTGCCACCAGGAGATCTCCCGTCCCGTGGACAGGTTTCTGGTCACCAGCCAGGAGCCGACGGTCATGAGGACCATGACCACCCAGGTGAACCCGATGGTAGCGTTGATGGTGAACGGCCCCACCTGCCCCCAGATGATGGTATCAGGAGTGATAGTCATCTACGCTCACTTTGCCCGCCCGGTCCGTGGCCGGGCCCAAGGCCTTCACCAGTGCCAGGCGCGCGACGATGAAGCCAGCGAGACAGGCCAACAGCCGCTCCCAGCGGCCGCCGGAGAGGAGCAGAAACCCGGCCACGGCCAGAAGGGTGCGGACTAGGAAGCTGGTCAGGACCAGGAGGGCGGGAGACCGGGTGGCCGTCAGGCGATCGAGGGTGAGCCAGAGGCCGCCGTAGAACAGGAGGCCCAGGACGACTCCCGCCAGCCCGGACAGCGCCAGGCCGAGCGCGGAGCTCACGTCAGTCCTCCGGTCTCTTCCTCTGGCGGCGGTGGTTGGGGAGCTCCTGGGCTATCCAGCGCCAGGCGTTGAGGAGCCCGGCCACCAGCCCCAACAGAAGCATGATCAGGGTCCACGATAGGTCTCCCGGAAACAGGGCGTCCAGCAGCAGACCGATCGCGATACCTATCAGGGTAGGGATGGCCACCGACCATCCCACCAGGCCGTACATACCAAGACCGAACCAAATGGTCCCCTCTCTCTCAGTCCGGGCTCTCAAGCGCCGCTCGGCCTTGCGTCCGACCGTACGCGAGAGCCTCTCTTCTTCCTGTTCGTCTGGTGCCGGCCGCCGTTCGTCACGGTCCCCAGGGTTCATCAGTGCCCCCGGACCAGCTCCAGGTACCTTCTGGCGAAGCCCAACTCGAGCTTGGCCAGGGCAGTGCGAGCCTGCCGCTCGTCCTCGTCCAGTTGGTGGAACCGCTCTCTCACCGCCTCCCTCAATCCTTCCAGGCTGGGCCCCCTGACGGCGTCTCGAGTGGAGACGCGCACCTCGGCCTGTCGCTTGACCAGGATGCCCTCGTCAATGGCCAAGTAGTGCTCGCCGGAATCCTTGCTCCGGAAGGTGAGCAGCCCCGGGACCAGCGCGGTGGCGAAGTCAATGTGCCGGGGCAACAGGGTGAAGGACCCATTTGGGGCCTCGGCTGATACCTTCTCCACCTCTTCGTCTACTACCACCTCCGAGGGAGTCAGCACCCGCAATCTCATTGCTGCATGGCCTCGTCTATGGTGCCGATCATGTACAGGGCTCGTTCCGGGTAGTCGGAGAACTCGCCGCTGAGTATGCGCTCGCAGCCATCCAGAGCCTCGTCCAGAGCGACCGTCTTCCCCGGTAGGCCGGTGAACTGCTCGGTAGTGTGGAAGGGCTGGGTGAGGAAGCGCTCCAGCCGACGAGCCTTGTGTACCGTCTGCTGGTCCTCGATGGTGAGCTCCTCCAATCCTAGCATGGCGATGATGTCTTTGAGATCCTCATAGTTGGCGAAGACCTCCCGCATCTCCCGGGCGATCCGGTAGTGCCGCTCTCCCACCACGTGGGGGACCAGCATGCTGGAGTTCGAAGTCAAGGGATCAATGGCGGGATAGAGCCCCTGGCTGGCCCGGCTGCGGGAGAGGACGATGGAAGCGGAGAGGTGGGCGAAGGTGTGCACCACGGCCGGGTCGGTGAAGTCGTCCGCCGGAACGTAGACCGCCTGAACCGAAGTGATGGCGGCGCGTCGGGTGCTGGAGATCCTCTCCTGGAGGGCCGCCATCTCGGTGCCCAGGGTGGGCTGATAGCCCATGCGGGAGGGCAGCCTGCCCAGCAGGCCCGACACTTCCGCCCCCGCCTGCACGAAGCGGAAGATGTTGTCCATGAGCAGGAGCACGTCCTGGCGCTCGTCGTCGCGGAAGTACTCGGCCATGGTCAGGGCGGTGTGCCCGACGCGGAACCTGGCCCCAGGGGGCTCGTCCATCTGGCCGAAGACCATCACCGTGTCGTCCAGGACGCCGGCATCTCGGATCTGGCGGTAGAGCTCCTCTGCCTCCCGGTTGCGCTCTCCGATCCCGGCAAAGACGCTCACTCCACGGTGCTCCCCTACCATGTTGTTGATCATCTCCATGATGAGCACGGTCTTGCCCACGCCGGCACCGCCGAACATCCCAGCCTTGCCGCCTCGTTCCAGAGGAGAGAGGACGTCAATGGCCTTGATGCCCGTCTCGAGAATCTCCGACTTGGTGGTACGCTCGTGCAGGGGGGCCGGCTTCTGGTGGAGGGAGCGCCACTCGGTGGCCTCGACCGGCCCGGCCTCGTCTACTGGCTCACCGAACACATTGAAGAGCCGCCCGAGAAGAGCCTCTCCTACTGGGACCTGGAAGGGCCCACCGGTGTCCACCGCGGGTTCGCCCCGGCTCAGGCCGCGAGTGGGGGTCAGCGCTATGCCCCGGACGGTGCGGTCGTCCAGGTGGCCGGCCACCTCGATGCGTACGTCGCCGTTGGCGCCGGCTCGGATTTGGCTGTTCATCTGCGGCAGGTGGTCGTCGAAGCGGACGTCTACCACGCTGCCCCGAACGGCCACTACCCGGCCCAGAGCCCTACGGGCTTCCGGCATCCGGGCTCGGCTATCCGAGCTCTCTCGCTCGCTCACTGTCTCCGGCGCGTGCAGGAGGCTGGCGCCGCTCATGTATGCAGCAATCTCCCTGGGCGGCCCGCGCCTCCGTACCCAGGCGCAAGCACTGCCCTATCTGTGGCTGGCTGGGCCGCCGGGCGGGCGCGTACGATCAACTTCAAAGATTCCCTAACATACAGCGCATGCACTGAGGGTGAAGGTCCTTCGGTGCAATAGCAACACAGTATACCGTTGGGGGAAAGGTAGCGTCAAACGAGCTTGGGAGAAGGGGGAGTCCCACAATGGGGCAACTGCAGGAGCCCGGCCTAGGGGCGAACCTCGTGTTCGCCCTCGGCCTGCAGCTGAGGTGCCCTCCGCGTCTGGGGACGCGGACTCCTCGAGTAGGGACTGGGCGCGATGGTGCAGCCCCGAGTGCCGCCTTGTCTCTTGCCCCCAGATCGAGATACACGCTGGGCAAAGGGCAGGGAAGCTGTCGACAGTGGACCTGACCCTTCAGCAGACGCCGAGCCGGAGCCCAAAGAAACGCAAAGGGAGGCGAGCGCGGCCAGAGGCGTCATTCCTCTCCTGCCGGCGTCACCGGTCACTACAGGCCTGTTGCGGCTCTCGCCCTACCGCGCCCTT
Coding sequences:
- a CDS encoding alternate F1F0 ATPase, F1 subunit alpha: MAEATPPLIAVLEDTFSLLREASEARRPQIRISEVGVVTSVSQGVAQARGLPGVRAEELLLLPDGLLGLAFNLDEDQVGIILLGHGESLRAGAEVRRTGRVLDVPVGEALLGRVLSPVGIELDGLGPVLGADRWPVERPAPPIMDRAPVSRPLQTGLKVVDALVPIGRGQRELILGDRQTGKTAIALDTVINQKGRDVICVYCLIGQRNAAAAKLLADLRENEAMPYTVVVVASGDDAPGLQFVAPYAATTIGEYFMEQGRDVLIVYDDLTAHARAYRELSLLLRRPPGREAFPGDIFYIHSRLLERSTHLREEIGGGSLTALPIIETEAESLSAYVPTNLISITDGQVYVSPDLFQKGVLPPVDVGESVSRVGGQAQLPAYRAVTGELRLTYSQFEELEAFSRFGTRLEQETRATLERGRRIREVLKQPQYQPIAVAEQIAVLLAANEGVFDGISLSDVREAEMAVRQETAQRLVDLFQRIDAGEPLSQSDREDLLEVAREVVRRRFGTEDGSHD
- a CDS encoding F0F1 ATP synthase subunit B, which encodes MLFDWFTVVAQIVNFLVLVFLLRRFLYQPLLDAIGGRRERIAAQFEEAERLAREAEEEARAYRSRVDDLERQRDQLLAEAREDAEALRRELRQEAQRSVEAEHAAWCEELRREKEAFLYQLRERTRDEVLALSRRALSDMADGELERQMAAAFVRRLRELEPDNKRLVRELLNEADEAVSVTSAFPLPAESRQAIEEAVREEFGREDTEVRFRLSPDVIAGVEMLAGGYKLSWTIASYLESLQENMGEVLEAQLRREGERADG
- a CDS encoding F0F1 ATP synthase subunit C, whose protein sequence is MNDVALIGAISIVVSGLTIAVGTVAPALGEARALTQALASIAQQPDEANTITRTLFVGLALVESTAIYCFVVTMIIIFVNPFWNYVIGQVGG
- a CDS encoding F0F1 ATP synthase subunit A yields the protein MTITPDTIIWGQVGPFTINATIGFTWVVMVLMTVGSWLVTRNLSTGREISWWQSLLEQVVEIIESQIREVAEEDPSPYVAFIGTVFLFILVSNVLMIVPGFQSPTASLSTTAALAICVFVAVPAFGIARRGLVEYLKSYLKPSVIMLPFNIIGEFSRTLALAVRLYGNVMSGGMIVAILVTIVPLLFPVVMQALGLITGVIQAYIFAILATIYIASATRARRETEQTGRPNP
- a CDS encoding ATP synthase subunit I, translating into MSSALGLALSGLAGVVLGLLFYGGLWLTLDRLTATRSPALLVLTSFLVRTLLAVAGFLLLSGGRWERLLACLAGFIVARLALVKALGPATDRAGKVSVDDYHS
- a CDS encoding F0F1 ATP synthase subunit epsilon, producing MRLRVLTPSEVVVDEEVEKVSAEAPNGSFTLLPRHIDFATALVPGLLTFRSKDSGEHYLAIDEGILVKRQAEVRVSTRDAVRGPSLEGLREAVRERFHQLDEDERQARTALAKLELGFARRYLELVRGH
- a CDS encoding F0F1 ATP synthase subunit beta translates to MPEARRALGRVVAVRGSVVDVRFDDHLPQMNSQIRAGANGDVRIEVAGHLDDRTVRGIALTPTRGLSRGEPAVDTGGPFQVPVGEALLGRLFNVFGEPVDEAGPVEATEWRSLHQKPAPLHERTTKSEILETGIKAIDVLSPLERGGKAGMFGGAGVGKTVLIMEMINNMVGEHRGVSVFAGIGERNREAEELYRQIRDAGVLDDTVMVFGQMDEPPGARFRVGHTALTMAEYFRDDERQDVLLLMDNIFRFVQAGAEVSGLLGRLPSRMGYQPTLGTEMAALQERISSTRRAAITSVQAVYVPADDFTDPAVVHTFAHLSASIVLSRSRASQGLYPAIDPLTSNSSMLVPHVVGERHYRIAREMREVFANYEDLKDIIAMLGLEELTIEDQQTVHKARRLERFLTQPFHTTEQFTGLPGKTVALDEALDGCERILSGEFSDYPERALYMIGTIDEAMQQ